The genomic region GCTCTCCGGTGAGATCGCCCGGCGCCACGGGCTGGCCGGCCTGCCGGAAGACACCATCGCCATCACCTTCCGCGGCACCGCGGGCGGCAGCTTCGGCGCCTTCCTCGCCCGCGGCGTGGCGCTCGATCTGATCGGCGATGCGAACGACTATGTCGGCAAGGGCCTCTCGGGTGGCCGGGTCATCGTGCGCCAGCCCCCGCAGGCACCGCGCACGCCGGCGGACAACATCGTCGTCGGCAACACCGTGCTCTACGGCGCCATCACCGGCGAGGCCTATTTCGAGGGCGTGGCCGGCGAGCGCTTCGCCGTGCGCAACTCGGGTGCCGTCGCCGTGGTCGAAGGCTGCGGCGACCATGGCTGCGAATACATGACCGGCGGCGTGGTGGTCGTGCTCGGCGAGACCGGCCGCAACTTCGCCGCCGGCATGTCCGGTGGCATCGCCTATGTCTACGACCCCGAGGGCCGCTTCCAGAGCCTCTGCAACACCGACAGCGTGACGCTGGAGAAGATCGAAGCGACACCCACCGGCCCCGCCGACGAGGCCGACCGGCCGCGCCAGCGTTCGGTGTCCGTCACCGATAACGGCATGGGCGACGTGCTGCGTTTCGATGCCGAACGGCTGCGCATCCTGGTCGAGCGGCACCTGCTGTTCACCAACAGCGCCTGCGCGCGGAAACTGCTCGAGAACTGGAAGACCGCCCTGCCCCACTTCGTGAAGGTGATGCCAAACGACTACCGGCGCGCCCTGCTGGAGCTGCGGGCCGATCACCACGCCAAGGCTGCGGCAGCCGACTGACCGAAAGCCGTTCGGAGGACTTGAAGAATGGGCAAGCCCACAGGCTTTCTCGAAATCGAGCGGCACGACCGCGGCTACGACAAGCCCGAGGTGCGCAGCAAGACCTGGACCGAGTTCGTGCATCCCCTGCCGGAGAACGAACTCACCCAGCAGGCGGCACGCTGCATGGATTGCGGCATCCCGTACTGCCACAACGGCTGTCCGGTGAACAACATCATCCCGGAATGGAACAACCTGGTGTACCGGGAGCAGTGGGAAACAGCACTGCGGACGCTGCACTCCACCAACAACTTCCCGGAGTTCACCGGCCGCATCTGCCCCGCCCCCTGCGAGGCATCCTGCACGCTGAACATCCAGGACACGCCGGTGACCATCAAGACGATCGAATGCGCGATCGTCGACCGTGGCTGGGAAGAAGGCTGGGTGCGGCCGCGCCTGCCCGCGCACCACACCGGCAAGCGCGTCGCCGTCATCGGCTCCGGCCCCTCGGGCCTGGCCTGCGCCCAGCAGCTCGGGCGCGCCGGCCATGCCGTGACCGTGTTCGAGAAGCATGACCGCATCGGCGGGCTGCTGCGCTACGGGATTCCCGACTTCAAGATGGAGAAGTGGCTGATCGACCGCCGCGTCCACCAGATGGCCGAGGAAGGCGTCGCCTTCCGCACCGGCGTCGAGGTCGGCAAGGTGATCAGCATGGCCACGCTGCAGGCGGAGTTCGACGCCATCGTCCTGTGCGGCGGCGCCGAGCAGCCACGCAACCTGCCGGTGCCCGGCCGCGACCTGGACGGCATCCATTTCGCCATGGACTTCCTGGTCCAGCAGAACAAGCGCCTCGCCGGCGACGACGAGGCCCTGGCGGCCCCGCACGGCACCATCAGCGCCACCGGCAAGCACGTCGTCGTCATCGGCGGCGGCGACACCGGCGCGGACTGCGTCGGCACCTCGATCCGCCAGGGCGCGGCCTCGGTCACGCAGATCGAGATCATGCCCCGGCCGCCGGAACGCGAGAACAAGTCGCTGACCTGGCCGGACTGGCCGCTGAAGCTGCGCACCTCCCCCGCCCACGACGAAGGCTGCGTGCGCGACTGGGCGGTGCTGACGAAGCGCGCGGTCGGCAGCGAAGGGCGCATCACCGCCCTGGACTGCGTGCGCGTCGCCTGGGACGGCGGCCAGATGCGGGAAGTGGCCGGCAGCGAGTTCCAGCTGAAGGCCGACCTCGTGCTGCTCGCCATGGGCTTCACCGGGCCGGTGCGGAGCGGCCTGCTGGAACAAGCCGGGGTGGCGCTCGATGCCCGGGGCAACGTGCAGGCGGATACCACCCATTACCGCACCTCGGTGGAGAAGGTGTTCGCGGCGGGCGATATGCGGCGCGGACAGTCGCTGGTGGTCTGGGCCATCCGCGAAGGGCGTCAGGCGGCACGGGCGGTGGATGAGTTCCTGATGGGGGCGACGACCCTGCCACGCTGATCTCGGGGCGCTGCCCCGAACCCGGCCAGGAGGCTTTGCCTCCTGGACCTCCACCAAGGGCGAAGCCCTTGGATCCCATTCGTTAAGAAAAAGGCCCGAGGCAGATGCCTCGGGCCTTTTTCTTAACGAATGGGGTGCAGGGGCCTTGTGGCCCCTGCCGGGTCCAGGGCAGAGCCCCATAGGCGTTAGGATAGCGCCTGTGGGGCATAATTGACCTGCCTTTGTCGGCGTCGTGGGGGATCGGCGAGTTTGCGATGGACGCTGGCGGCGTTGGCGAGGAGCTTGAGCAGCCCGATGGCACCGAGCACGGCCTGGAGCAACGTGCGCAGGACCATTTTGGAGCTGCGCCACAAGGATGGGGCGGCGTTGGCTTCACTGAGGTCCTGAGGGGAAAAAGGCCAGGAAATCCCGGTTCACCGTGTCGCAGAGCAGCGCCAGGATGAGATGGGCATGGAGCCAAACCTGTCCGCCGGTCTGGGTGTGGGTTGGAAGGCGGTCGATGTGCAGCAGCGATTTGAGCCGCTTGAAGGCGAGTTCGATTTGCCAGCGCAGCGGGTAGGTGGTTAGCACTTCCGTGGCCGGGATCTCGCTGGGGAGGGTGGTGCCCAGGATGAGGAACTCCGCTGCGATGAGACTGCGGGGGTCGGGCGTGGTCTGCTGGCGGCTGGCTTTCTGTAACAAGCGCTTGCGATTGGCCGCGGCCTTTTCTGCGGGCAGGCGCAGCGCCACCACCCGCAACGGCAGCAGGGGGCGATCGCGGCCCGTCACAGCGTTGACGAGAACGCTGCCTACCTCGCCCGGCTGGGAAATCTGCTGCAGCAAGCGGATCAGGTCGAAGGGATCCCCTGTGTCATCGCGCAGGGGCAAGGTGTTCCAGCGCATGCGGACGATGAAATCGGCGCCCCCCTCGCCAGCCTGCTGCAGGTAGCGCGCCAGTTCGGGACCATTGCAGAAGCCACGATCGCCCAGACGGAGTTCACCCGGCACCGGAGCGCCTCGGCTGAACCGTTCGCCTTCCTTGGCATCGGTCAGTTCCAGATGCGTAAACCCGCCCGCGGCAAGGTCGTAGACCGCGTGCACCCGCCAATCGGTCCCCTTGCTGCCAGGTTGGCTGAGGCTGGTGCTGTCGACAATGCGCAGGTGTCGCCCGGCCCACAGCGGTGAGTGCGCCGACCGGCCGTGTTCCAGCTGAGACCTCACGATCGCCCGCAGAAAATCGACGGACTGATGCAACCGATCGTGCAGCGATGGGCCGCTCAGCTGGGCCACCCCCACCAACTCAGCCCAGGCCGCCGTCTCCTGGATCGACAGCCCCCCCGGACCGCGCGCCAGCGCCAACCGCAGCAAGCTCTCCGCATCCCGCACACCGCGCAGCCGGAGAAGCGCCTTCGTCTCACGCGCCAATCGCGACAGATCCAGATCGCGCGGCAACCGCGACCGAACCAAGGCCCAGTCATCCGCATGGGGAGATGCAAATGTCTGCATCTCCCTCATAAAATAAGCCAAACCCCTCAGCGCAAGAATATCCTAACGCCTATGGGGCAGAGCCCTGGCCTTCCTTCGCTTCAGGCGAAGCCGTGCTTCACCTTGCTGATCTGCTCCTGTGTCTTGAACTGGTTGAACCGTGGCAGGAACTTGTCCCAGTCGATGAGGTGCGCGTCGATCTCCGGCCCGTCCACACAGGCGTGCTTGCGCACCATCTTCCCGTCGATCGTCACCGGCACCATGCAGGCGCCGCACATGCCGGTCGCATCGACCATGATCGAGTTCAGGCTGGCCACGGTCTTCACGCCATAGGGCCGGGTCAGGTCGCTGACCGCGCGCATCATCAGCGGCGGCCCGATCGTGATCACCTCGGCGATCTTGCGGCCCTTGCCGGCCTTCGCCTCGTTCAGCAGCCGTTCCAGCGGCCCGGTGACGAAGCCCTTCTCGCCGAAGGTGCCGTCATTGCTGGTGTAGATCACGTCGAGCTGCTTGCCGAACTCCGCCTGCAGCTTGCCGACCCGCTCGTCCTCCTTGGTCCAGAACAGCAGCCCGGCGTTGCGGAAGCCGGAGATCAGGGTGACATGGTTCCCCAGGCGCAGGTGCTCGCGCATGATCGGGTAGACCGGCGGCAGGCCGACGCCACCCGCGGTGAAGACCACCGTCTGGTTGCCTTCGTAGCGGTGCAGGGCGCTGGGCTGTCCGAGCGGCCCGCCGATGCCGGTGAAGGCCTCGCCCACCTGCATCTTGTTGATGGCGATGGTGCTGGTGCCCATGGCCTGGACCACCAGGTCGATGGTGCCGGCCTTCTCGTCCCAGTCGGCGAGGGTCAGCGGGATCAGCTCGCCCTTCGCCCAGGGTAACACGCGCACGAACTGCCCGGCCTTCGCCGATTTGGCGATCAGCGGCGAATGCACCACGAACTCGACGATGCCGTCGGCCAGCTCGATCTTCTCGAGGATGGTCTGCGGCGCGGCTCCGAGCGTGGTGTAGTAGGCGGCACGGGTGACCCGGTCCTGGATCTCGGAGGCGCAGATGTCGATGTCGCCGACGATCTCGCGCGCCGCCGCCTGGCCGTCACCGGCCGCACGGATGGCCGTGGAGCCGCCGCGCGCGGCATCGCCGCCCGAGTACACGCCTTCCAGCGAGGTCTGCTGCGATCCCTTGCCGGCGACGTCGATGGTGCCCCACCTGGTCGTCTTCAGGTCGGGCTCGGCATCCTTGATGATCGGGTTGGGCGTGTTGCCCAGCGCCATGATCACCAGGTCCACCGCCATCGGCTCGGTCTTGCCGGTCGCCACCGGGCTGCGCCGGCCGGAGGCATCCGGCTCGCCCAGTTCCATCACGTCGAGCAGCGCCTCGGTGACGACATGGGTCTTGTCGTCGCCGATGAACTCGCACGGTGCCCGCAGCACCTTCAACTGGATGCCTTCCTCCAGCGCGTGGTGCAGTTCCTCGACGCGGACCGGCATCTCGCTCTGGGTGCGGCGATAGACGATGGTGACATTCCCGCCCAGGCGCTTGGCCGTGCGGGCCGCGTCCATGGCGGTGTTGCCGCCGCCGATCACCATCACCTGCTTGCCCAGCGTCTGCGGCAGCGGCGTCTCGTATTCCTCCTTCAGCGCCTGCATCAGGTTGACGCGGGTGAGGAATTCGTTGGCCGACATCACGTTGAGCAGGTGCTCGCCGGGCACGTTCATGAAGCGCGGCAGGCCGGCGCCGGTGCCGATGAAGATCTTCCAGAACCCGGCCGCCTTCAGCTCGTCGATCGTCGCGGTCTTGCCGACGATGAAGTTGGTGACGAACTTGCCGCCGAGCAGGGTGATCTTCTGCACCACGTCGTCGATCAGCTCGTTGGGCAGGCGGAATTCCGGAATGCCGTAGCGCAGCACGCCGCCGAGCTCATGGAAGGCTTCGAACACCGTGACCGGGAAGCCTTCCACCGCCAGCAGGTAGGCGTTGATCAGGCCGGCCGGACCGGAGCCCACCACCGCGATCGGCGGCTTCTCGGCGCGCTTCCATGGATCGACGAAATCCTTCAGCAGCTTCTGCGCCGCCTCGGGATTGGTCAGCTTCTCGCGCTGCGGCAGGAACCATTCCAACTGGCCGATCTCGATCGGCCGGCCGGTATGGGTGCACACGCCCTGGCACTGCAGTTCCTGCGGGCAGACGCGCCCGGTCACGTTCGGCAGCGGGTTGCAGCTCTCGATCAGCTTCAGCGCGTCACGGAACTTGCCCTTGCCGAGCAGGTCCAGCATCTCCGGGATGTGGATCTTGACCGGGCAGCCGCCCTTGGGCTCGCTGCGGCCGGCGATCTTGAGCCCGATCTCGCAGGGGCGCTCGTCGCACTGCTTGTCGCGCAGCACTTCCAGCCACACGAACAGGTCGACCTCGCGGGGCGAGTAGCCGACATTGACGTAGCCGAGATAGCCCTGGTTCACGAGACCGAAATCGCGCGCCCGCTCCTCGGCCGGGCGCATGTACGGCGGAATGCCGTTCTTCGCCGGCCAGCCATCCGACAGCCCCTTGAACATGGGGTAGCGATCGGACAGGTGCTGGTCGATGGCGACGACGAACTTGCGCTTGAAGCGCAGCGGCAGATCCCAGATGAAGCGCAGCAGGATCGTGCTCATGTCGTCGTTGCGGAGCAGCAGCTCCCACAACGTCTGCGTGAAGCCTTCGCCCAGTTCCTTCTGCTGGAACTCCCACGCGATCGCCTGGGTGCCTTCGGTGATGAAGGTCTGCTGGAAGGCGCGCGGGTCGGCCAGCAGGCGCTTGCGCAGCAAGGCCATCTGCTGCTCGAACAGCTCGACCTCGTCGCTCTGCGACAGTGCTTCCAGTTCCTGCCGCGTGGATTCGAGTGTGGTGCTGGCGCGCACGAAGCGCGCCAGATCCTCGCCGCCGGGGGCGTGCGTGTTTTCACTCACCGGATGATCTCCGCATCACAGTTGGCGGCGACCTTGGCGATCCGCGCCTTCAGCTCCGGCGTCACCGTGACGCGCTCGGCCGCGCCGGGGATGACGTGCCCCACTTCCTTGGTGACGCCGTTGACGACGATGCGGGTCTTCTCGAAGAGCTCGCTCAGGTCCTGATAGCAGGTCTTGCAGTTGGTGCACTTCGCCTGGTCCGCCGGGTCGATTGACACCAGCGAGCCATTCAGCCGCGACGCCGAGGCCACGGGAGCGGCCGGAGCCAGGGCCGCAGCCGCCACCGGCAGCGGTGCCACGGTGATGCCGGCCGGTGCCTTGGACGACGCCGCGAGCTGCGACATCGCCTTGGCGATGGTGTCGATCGAGCTCTCCCGCTGCTTCACCGCATCGGAGTACTGCGCCTGCAGCGCCTGCAGTTCGGCATGGTGCTCGGCGTCCAGCTTCGCGACATGCCGCCCGGCCAGGTACTGCAGCGTCCGCCAGTACTTCCGCCGCTCCTCCACCAGCCCGACGATGGGGCCGGACACCGCGATCCGCACCAGGCGCCGGTTGGCATCCACCGCCCAGATGAACGGCGTCTTGCCCTCGCGCGCGGCCTGCGGCAGCTCGATGTATTCGTGGATCGGCACGGCGTCGGCGTCCGCCGCGAGCTTGCGGAAGTGCTTCTTGAACCGGGTCTCGCCATAGGCGAAGTCGGCCGGGGTCAGCGGCACCTCCAGCAGCTTCGTGCTGCCATCGGCATCGACGTACTCGACGGAGGTGGTGGTCCAGTCCTTGTCGGGATCAGGGTTGCCGTCGAGGTTGAACCAGGTGTGCAGCGTGCCGCCACGACGCGGATCATGCACGAACACCGGGTTCATGCGGCTTTCCACCGCCAGCCTGGCATGGCGCGAGGCCTGGGCGTCGCCGATGCCGTGCTCGGCCTGGCAGGGCGTGTAGACGTCCAGCACCGCCGGCGAGTCACCGTAGTTGAGGAACTCCATCACGTTCTTGAGGAAGTGCCCCTGCAGCGCGGTGCTGGTCTGCACCACCAGCACGTTCGGATGGAAGGCGGCGATCAGGCCGAGTTCCTTGCGGGCTTCCTGCTTGCCGCTATGGGCCGCGCCGAAGCGCGCGAGGTCGGAGTCCTGGCCGGTGAAGCTGGCCGTCGAGGTCTGCCCGCCGGTGTTGGAATAGACGCCGGTGTTCAGCACCACCACCTTGATCGGGGTGGTGGTCGCCAGCAGACGCGACAGCGCGCCGAAGCCGATGTCATAGGTGGCGCCGTCGCCGCCGATCGTCATCACCGTCGGCAGCAGCGACATCTCTTCCGGCGTGAACTGGCTCCACGACAGGGTGCGGAAGAACGGGTCGTGGGTCGCCGGCTCGTATCCGTCTTCCAGCTCCAGCTTCGCGATGCGCAGCGCGCGCACATCGTCCACCGCCGCCGCGGTCAGCCCCTCGAACAGGCCCTTGGCCAGCGGCTGGGCATCCTGGAACAGGCTGTTCACCCACGGGTCGTTGTAGGGGTTGAACGGGAAGGTCGAGGCATAGACGCTGCTGCACCCGGTC from Rhodovastum atsumiense harbors:
- a CDS encoding sulfide/dihydroorotate dehydrogenase-like FAD/NAD-binding protein — its product is MSENTHAPGGEDLARFVRASTTLESTRQELEALSQSDEVELFEQQMALLRKRLLADPRAFQQTFITEGTQAIAWEFQQKELGEGFTQTLWELLLRNDDMSTILLRFIWDLPLRFKRKFVVAIDQHLSDRYPMFKGLSDGWPAKNGIPPYMRPAEERARDFGLVNQGYLGYVNVGYSPREVDLFVWLEVLRDKQCDERPCEIGLKIAGRSEPKGGCPVKIHIPEMLDLLGKGKFRDALKLIESCNPLPNVTGRVCPQELQCQGVCTHTGRPIEIGQLEWFLPQREKLTNPEAAQKLLKDFVDPWKRAEKPPIAVVGSGPAGLINAYLLAVEGFPVTVFEAFHELGGVLRYGIPEFRLPNELIDDVVQKITLLGGKFVTNFIVGKTATIDELKAAGFWKIFIGTGAGLPRFMNVPGEHLLNVMSANEFLTRVNLMQALKEEYETPLPQTLGKQVMVIGGGNTAMDAARTAKRLGGNVTIVYRRTQSEMPVRVEELHHALEEGIQLKVLRAPCEFIGDDKTHVVTEALLDVMELGEPDASGRRSPVATGKTEPMAVDLVIMALGNTPNPIIKDAEPDLKTTRWGTIDVAGKGSQQTSLEGVYSGGDAARGGSTAIRAAGDGQAAAREIVGDIDICASEIQDRVTRAAYYTTLGAAPQTILEKIELADGIVEFVVHSPLIAKSAKAGQFVRVLPWAKGELIPLTLADWDEKAGTIDLVVQAMGTSTIAINKMQVGEAFTGIGGPLGQPSALHRYEGNQTVVFTAGGVGLPPVYPIMREHLRLGNHVTLISGFRNAGLLFWTKEDERVGKLQAEFGKQLDVIYTSNDGTFGEKGFVTGPLERLLNEAKAGKGRKIAEVITIGPPLMMRAVSDLTRPYGVKTVASLNSIMVDATGMCGACMVPVTIDGKMVRKHACVDGPEIDAHLIDWDKFLPRFNQFKTQEQISKVKHGFA
- a CDS encoding IS4 family transposase, which translates into the protein MQTFASPHADDWALVRSRLPRDLDLSRLARETKALLRLRGVRDAESLLRLALARGPGGLSIQETAAWAELVGVAQLSGPSLHDRLHQSVDFLRAIVRSQLEHGRSAHSPLWAGRHLRIVDSTSLSQPGSKGTDWRVHAVYDLAAGGFTHLELTDAKEGERFSRGAPVPGELRLGDRGFCNGPELARYLQQAGEGGADFIVRMRWNTLPLRDDTGDPFDLIRLLQQISQPGEVGSVLVNAVTGRDRPLLPLRVVALRLPAEKAAANRKRLLQKASRQQTTPDPRSLIAAEFLILGTTLPSEIPATEVLTTYPLRWQIELAFKRLKSLLHIDRLPTHTQTGGQVWLHAHLILALLCDTVNRDFLAFFPSGPQ
- a CDS encoding glutamate synthase subunit beta encodes the protein MGKPTGFLEIERHDRGYDKPEVRSKTWTEFVHPLPENELTQQAARCMDCGIPYCHNGCPVNNIIPEWNNLVYREQWETALRTLHSTNNFPEFTGRICPAPCEASCTLNIQDTPVTIKTIECAIVDRGWEEGWVRPRLPAHHTGKRVAVIGSGPSGLACAQQLGRAGHAVTVFEKHDRIGGLLRYGIPDFKMEKWLIDRRVHQMAEEGVAFRTGVEVGKVISMATLQAEFDAIVLCGGAEQPRNLPVPGRDLDGIHFAMDFLVQQNKRLAGDDEALAAPHGTISATGKHVVVIGGGDTGADCVGTSIRQGAASVTQIEIMPRPPERENKSLTWPDWPLKLRTSPAHDEGCVRDWAVLTKRAVGSEGRITALDCVRVAWDGGQMREVAGSEFQLKADLVLLAMGFTGPVRSGLLEQAGVALDARGNVQADTTHYRTSVEKVFAAGDMRRGQSLVVWAIREGRQAARAVDEFLMGATTLPR